The nucleotide window AAGCTCAGGACAGGTGGCTTTGCGTTATTCAGTTACCTGAATTTTGCCTTTTCGGCAAGACCAAACCTGACATATAAAAGCATCTGGGGGGTAGAAAGTCAAGAGGAATTTTTGAGATTCTGAAAAAACCCATGAAACAAGTTCAGGGAATGATTCAGAATGACCTCTCTAAAAAGCCCATCCCTTGAGGGGAGGGGTTGGGGGAGGGTGAACAGAAAAGTCCAATCACCCCTCACCCCAGCCCTCTCCCGCAAGGGGAGAGGGGATTACACACCCCTGACCCCTCTTAATAGAGGGGAAAAGAGTTTGCCACATATCATAAAATCCGTGAAATTGTCAAGATGAAGGATTTCCAGTGAAGGATTTCATATGGACAATTTCATATTTTTTAATTTAAGCTGGCTTAGGGAGGTATTATGAAGAAGATTTCTAAAGACAAACGGGACATTGCAAAGGCACTTCTCGATTCAGGAAAAACCTATAGGGAGATAGCAGATGCCTTAGATATAAGCACAGGAACTCTGCATAATATATCAAAGGAGTCTCCAGAGAAAACCAAAGGATTCATAAAAGAGCTAAGACAGAGGCTCTCTGCAAAACACTACATGCTCGCAGACTATATCTTAGGAAGCATAAACATTATAAACCTCAATTATGCATCCCTTAAAGACAAGGTCATTGCCTCTGCAATACTCCTTGATAAGGCAAGGCTATTTGAACAGGAAAACCCTTTAGATTCAAAGCTGAAACCCAATTTATCTGAACAGGGATTTGAACAGCCCCCTTGCTTAGAGAAAAATCCCTTAAAAATCAATGATGTCTTTGTTCAAGGAAAACATGATTTATCTGAACATTTGAACTGTGAAATGGCTGAAAAATCAAATAAAGACAAAGACTTAGTCGAAAACATCTGAACCTATAAAAAAAGGAGATGGCAACGATGTGTAATCTCATACGCCAAATTGTTCGTCGGCATTGCAATGGCAGAAAGGGGCGGCAATAAAAGAGTATTATTGCATTTAAAATAAAAAATTTCTATTATTAACTATGCTAAGGATATTTAAGATAGAGCCTTTCATTAGAAAGATTATCTCAAAGCCAACCCTGTTTAAGGCACTGACATATCTGGATAAAAGGACAGTTGAAACACCGTTTCTTCTCATAGACAAAGAGCAGGTAAAAAAGAAGGTATCTGCTATTGGCAAAAACATCAAAAACTCAAAGGTCTTCTATGCGGTCAAGGCAAACCCGGATATAGAGATAATTCGGTTCCTCGATGGCTTAGGCATGGGCTTTGAGATTGCATCAGAGGGAGAGCTAAAATTGCTTTCGAGCATTGGGGTCTCTCCTAAAAGGATACTCACCTCTAACCCTGTAAAGTCATTCAGGTTTCTTAGGATGGCAGGAGAATATGGCATAAGATATTATGCCTTTGACTCAAAAGAAGAGGTGGATAAGCTCAAGGAGTTCGTTCCAAATGCAAATGTTTATGTTAGGCTTTCTGTGCCAAATGAGGGCTCTGAATGGCCCTTAAGCAGGAAATTCGGGGTTGAGATCGACGATGCCATGAAACTCGTCGTTTATGCAAAAAACAAAAGGCTCAACCCGGTTGGAATCACATTCCATGTGGGCAGTCAATGCACAAACATGCATAACTGGAGCACTGCACTTTATAAGGCAAAAGCCCTTTGGGATATGGCAGAGCAAAAAGGGATAGGATTCAATATGCTCAATATAGGTGGAGGATACCCTATAAAATATACAAAGGATGTGGTCGGTATAGAGGCAATAGAGGAAAATGTGAACAACCTCATATTCGAGAAATTCCCCCATGACATATCTATATTAATCGAGCCCGGAAGGGCAGTTGTTGGAGATGCAGGGCTCTTCGTTAGCTCTGTCATAGGAAAGGCTAAAAGGGGAGATGACAACTGGCTTTACATAGATGTTGGTGTTTTTAATGGACTCATGGAAAGCTTAGGTGGCATCAGGTACAGCTACATAGTAGAGGCATCCAAGGACAGCAAACAGAAAAAGAGATGGACCATTACAGGGCCAAGCTGTGACAGCTTCGATGTCATAGAGCAAAATGTCACGCTTTCAGAGCCAGAGGTTGGAAGCCTTATGCTGATTCTTTCAAGCGGTGCATACACAGTGTCTTATGCCTCTGAGTTCAATGGCTTCTCTATACCAAAAACAATTCTCATATAGGAGGTAACTTATGATTAGATTCTTAGAAAGAGCTCCATTTGTGCCGATTGAGTATGGCTATGAGGTAAGTGGAATACTTTATAAAGGAAGAAGTAAGTTTCAGGACATTATGGTTATAGAAAACCCGGATTTCGGAAGAATCCTCGTGCTTGACAATGTGGTTCAGCTTACAGAGGCAGATGAGTTTTTCTATCATGAGATGCTCACACATGTTCTTATGCACTCACATCCCAATCCAAAGAGGGTCGTTGTCATAGGAGGCGGAGACGGAGGGGTGGTAAGAGAGGTCTTAAAGCATAAAACAGTAGAGAAGGTCTTTTTCGTCGAGATAGACGAGGAGGTTATAAATGTGTCAAAGAAGTTTTTCCCCTCTGTCTCCTCTCATATCTCTGACCCGAAGGTTGAGGTAAGGATAATGGATGGTGCCGAATTCGTAAGGAAATCCCCAAAGGCAGATATAGATGTCATAATAGTTGACTCAACGGATATTATTGGTTTTGCGAGAACACTTTTTACAGATGAGTTCTTTGGCTCCGTAAGGAATTGTCTCAGGGAGGAAGGGATGTTCGTTACGCACTCGGAGTCCTTACTTCTTCACAGGGACACGGTGATAGAGGTTCAGAAGATATTAAAAGGCGCATTTCCTCTGGTTGACCTTTATGCCTCGCCCATTGCAACCTATCCGGGAAACTGGTGGAGCTATGCAGTAGGCTCGATGAAGCTAAGCCCTCGTGAGCTAAGAAGGCAATTTAACATACAAACCAAATTCTACGATGACGAGGTTCATTGTCAGTCCTTCATAACGAGAAGGCTTTATGAGAAGCTCATAAACGACAAGCTCGGCTGGGGGCTTAAGGGTGCATTTGGTTACGAATAAATCTCAATACGATAAATGCCATGGCATAAGCCCCTGCTCCAAGCCACATGACCCATCTAAAACCAAATGTCATGGCAGTCATCTGAGATAGTATAGGGCTAAGCACAGAGAAACACCCATTCACTGCCCATGCAAATGGAATCAGAAAGCTATGACCTTCGGATGATTTCTCCGAAGGGCTTCCGAGCGTTGTTATTCCCAGAGGAAATGGAATGCCCATCAGAAAACTAAGAGGCATTATAAGTAAAAACAAAAGCAGAACCTTCAGGGGAAGCGAATACGCCGATATTGCCAATACATAATAAGGCAAAAGAAGGCTTAAGAGAGCTATGACAGCCGAAAGCCCTATGAGCACATATGTGCTCCTTAGAGATTTATACCTAACGCTTAAGAGGCTCCCTGCTCCCGAGCCTATAAGCACAGAGCATAGCACAATTGCCACTGCATAGGATGGCTGTT belongs to Nitrospirota bacterium and includes:
- a CDS encoding type III PLP-dependent enzyme: MLRIFKIEPFIRKIISKPTLFKALTYLDKRTVETPFLLIDKEQVKKKVSAIGKNIKNSKVFYAVKANPDIEIIRFLDGLGMGFEIASEGELKLLSSIGVSPKRILTSNPVKSFRFLRMAGEYGIRYYAFDSKEEVDKLKEFVPNANVYVRLSVPNEGSEWPLSRKFGVEIDDAMKLVVYAKNKRLNPVGITFHVGSQCTNMHNWSTALYKAKALWDMAEQKGIGFNMLNIGGGYPIKYTKDVVGIEAIEENVNNLIFEKFPHDISILIEPGRAVVGDAGLFVSSVIGKAKRGDDNWLYIDVGVFNGLMESLGGIRYSYIVEASKDSKQKKRWTITGPSCDSFDVIEQNVTLSEPEVGSLMLILSSGAYTVSYASEFNGFSIPKTILI
- the speE gene encoding polyamine aminopropyltransferase, which translates into the protein MIRFLERAPFVPIEYGYEVSGILYKGRSKFQDIMVIENPDFGRILVLDNVVQLTEADEFFYHEMLTHVLMHSHPNPKRVVVIGGGDGGVVREVLKHKTVEKVFFVEIDEEVINVSKKFFPSVSSHISDPKVEVRIMDGAEFVRKSPKADIDVIIVDSTDIIGFARTLFTDEFFGSVRNCLREEGMFVTHSESLLLHRDTVIEVQKILKGAFPLVDLYASPIATYPGNWWSYAVGSMKLSPRELRRQFNIQTKFYDDEVHCQSFITRRLYEKLINDKLGWGLKGAFGYE